A window of the Brassica napus cultivar Da-Ae chromosome A2, Da-Ae, whole genome shotgun sequence genome harbors these coding sequences:
- the LOC106387236 gene encoding DNA-directed RNA polymerase II subunit 7: MFFHIVLERNMQLHPRFFGRNLRENLVSKLMKDVEGTCSGRHGFVVAITGIESVGKGLIRDGTAFVTFPVKYQCVVFRPFKGEILEAVVTLVNKMGFFAEAGPVQIFVSKHLIPDDMEFQAGDMPNYTTSDGSVKIQKECEVRLKIIGTRVDATEIFCVGTIKDDFLGVINDPAAAA; this comes from the exons ATGTTCTTCCACATAGTTTTGGAGCGAAACATGCAATTACACCCACGTTTCTTCGGTCGCAACCTCCGTGAGAATCTCGTCTCTAAGCTCATGAAAGATGTCGAGGGCACTTGCAG TGGTCGACATGGGTTCGTAGTGGCGATAACGGGGATAGAAAGCGTAGGGAAAGGGTTGATCCGAGACGGGACTGCCTTCGTTACCTTTCCTGTTAAATACCAGTGTGTTGTCTTCAGGCCTTTCAAGGGAGAGATTCTGGAAGCTGTTGTGACTTTggtgaataag ATGGGGTTCTTCGCTGAAGCTGGACCTGTTCAGATCTTTGTGTCCAAGCAT TTGATTCCAGATGATATGGAGTTTCAGGCTGGAGACATGCCTAATTACACGACATCTGATGGATCG GTCAAGATCCAGAAAGAATGTGAAGTGAGACTAAAGATTATTGGAACTAGAGTCGATGCCACTGAAATC TTTTGTGTTGGTACCATCAAAGACGATTTTTTGGGAGTCATCAACGACCCTGCAGCCGCTGCATGA
- the LOC106407694 gene encoding transcription initiation factor IIA subunit 1, with product MIEAGVISEAILPSSASFPFPSHAVIVHAPRQTQDTNPLPGGAATGVDIDAQLPSTDLVMSAKNDIPQKDGSGDGDDADIKPNTNAPYDEDDEDLNENDDVKKKKGTNKWDCKFKAGVMQINDKDFFFSEAKGDFNF from the exons ATGATAGAAGCCGGAGTCATAAGCGAAGCGATCCTACCATCTTCTGCTTCCTTCCCCTTCCCCTCACATGCTGTGATTGTGCATGCTCCTCGTCAAACTCAGGATACAAACCCTTTACCTGGAGGTGCTGCAACTGGAGTTGACATTGATGCTCAGCTTCCATCCACG GACCTTGTGATGTCCGCAAAGAACGATATTCCTCAGAAAGATGGATCTGGTGATGGAGATGATGCTGACATAAAGCCAAACACTAATGCTCCTTAtg atgaagatgatgaggatctgaACGAGAATGATGAT gtgaagaagaagaagggtacGAACAAATGGGACTGCAAATTCAAAGCTGGAGTTATGCAGATCAAcgacaaagatttttttttctctgag GCTAAAGGAGATTTCAACTTCTAA
- the LOC106373256 gene encoding putative L-type lectin-domain containing receptor kinase II.2, which translates to MAGVVGSHGIWMIISVHAMLLVLAQEGYQFLEYDFREANLYLDGMANTNGGPLHLTNDTKASTGHAMLKTPMNFTASSPSSFSFSTQFVFVIFPLAKPPSYGQGMAFVVAPKIDLMANGTATSGLGLFNSANNNKTETRILAIELDTNESSEPLDKSDNHVGIDVNSIFSVEYANASYFDATEGKTKPLLLASEKPILIWIDYDGTEKLLNVTLAPVPTPKPVSPLLSSSIKPSVPLLSRRINLSEIFNETMFVGFSGSTGTVKSDQYILAWSFKKGGKSESIDLSKVMDPPTRPPPPSAPPPPPLPPSPPLLPPPPASESKGSKTLILVATVPSIAIILLLGGILYLYQRRKYAEVLEQWEQEYIPQRYSFKNLYKATKGFKESQLLGAGGFGKVYKGELLSGTQIAVKRVSHDAEQGMQQYVAEIASMGRLRHKNLVQLLGYCRRKGELLLVYDYMPNGSLDNYLFNKEKVKDLTWSQRLNIIKGVASALLYLHEEWEQVVLHRDIKSSNILLDAELNGRLGDFGLARFHDRGQNLEATRVVGTIGYMAPELTAMGVATTKTDVYAFGSFILEVVCGRRPVDPERPVEQMILMKWVATCGSRDNLMITVDSKLEGNFKAEEVKMLLKLGMLCSQSNPENRPSMRHIVQYLEGNVPVPSISFDTAGFGMPNISNETVTQMTTTSTSANFCFEDVTILFGGR; encoded by the exons ATGGCTGGAGTTGTGGGATCACATGGTATCTGGATGATAATTAGTGTCCATGCGATGCTTTTGGTGTTGGCACAAGAGGGGTATCAATTTTTGGAGTACGACTTCAGAGAAGCAAACCTTTATCTTGATGGGATGGCAAATACCAACGGTGGTCCATTGCATCTTACAAATGATACAAAGGCCAGCACTGGTCATGCTATGCTCAAAACTCCCATGAATTTCACAGCCTCGTCTCCCAGTTCATTTTCCTTTTCAACACAATTTgtctttgtaatctttccacTGGCAAAACCTCCTTCATACGGTCAAGGTATGGCTTTTGTGGTAGCTCCTAAGATAGACCTCATGGCTAACGGCACTGCAACTTCAGGTTTAGGGCTTTTTAACTCAGCAAATAACAATAAAACTGAAACCCGGATCCTGGCTATAGAGCTTGATACTAATGAAAGCTCTGAACCACTGGACAAAAGCGATAACCATGTAGGGATTGATGTTAATAGTATATTCTCGGTCGAATATGCCAATGCTAGTTACTTTGATGCTACAGAGGGAAAGACTAAGCCCCTGCTGCTTGCAAGTGAAAAACCTATTCTGATATGGATAGATTATGATGGAACAGAGAAGCTACTAAATGTAACGTTGGCCCCAGTACCAACTCCAAAGCCAGTTTCACCTCTCTTGTCAAGTTCCATCAAACCAAGTGTGCCTCTCTTGTCAAGACGCATCAATCTTTCAGAGATTTTCAATGAAACAATGTTTGTAGGTTTCTCTGGATCCACAGGCACAGTCAAAAGTGACCAATACATTCTTGCATGGAGTTTCAAGAAAGGTGGCAAATCAGAAAGCATTGACCTCTCAAAGGTTATGGATCCCCCTACTCGACCGCCACCACCCTcagcaccaccaccaccaccactaccCCCCA GTCCGCCACTGCTACCCCCTCCACCAGCGTCAGAGTCTAAAGGCTCAAAAACACTAATTCTAGTTGCTACTGTACCTTCAATTGCTATTATTTTGTTGCTTGGAGGAATCTTGTATCTTTACCAGAGAAGGAAGTACGCAGAGGTACTTGAACAATGGGAACAAGAGTACATCCCCCAAAGGTATTCCTTTAAGAACCTCTACAAAGCAACCAAAGGTTTCAAGGAGAGTCAGCTACTTGGAGCTGGAGGTTTCGGAAAAGTATACAAAGGAGAACTTCTTTCCGGTACTCAAATCGCGGTCAAAAGAGTCTCCCATGATGCAGAACAAGGAATGCAACAATACGTGGCAGAGATCGCTAGCATGGGAAGGCTAAGGCACAAGAACTTGGTGCAGCTCCTTGGCTACTGCAGACGCAAAGGTGAATTGCTTTTGGTTTATGACTACATGCCAAATGGAAGCCTAGATAACTACTTGTTCAATAAAGAAAAAGTGAAAGACCTCACTTGGTCTCAGAGATTGAATATAATCAAGGGAGTAGCATCTGCCCTTTTGTATCTTCATGAAGAGTGGGAGCAAGTTGTGTTACACAGAGATATTAAATCTAGCAATATTCTTTTGGACGCTGAACTAAATGGTAGGTTGGGAGATTTTGGGCTTGCAAGGTTCCATGACCGCGGCCAGAATCTTGAAGCCACGCGTGTGGTAGGAACCATTGGCTACATGGCACCTGAGCTAACTGCAATGGGAGTGGCTACCACGAAAACCGATGTCTATGCTTTTGGATCTTTTATCCTTGAGGTGGTTTGTGGGAGGAGGCCAGTAGACCCTGAGAGACCGGTTGAGCAAATGATTTTGATGAAGTGGGTTGCTACTTGCGGAAGCAGAGATAATTTAATGATTACTGTTGACAGTAAACTTGAAGGAAACTTCAAAGCTGAAGAGGTGAAGATGCTTTTGAAGCTAGGCATGCTTTGTTCTCAGAGCAACCCTGAGAACAGGCCTAGTATGAGACATATAGTACAATATCTCGAAGGGAATGTTCCTGTTCCTAGCATATCATTTGATACAGCTGGTTTTGGTATGCCTAATATAAGCAATGAAACGGTAACGCAAATGACAACCACTTCCACATCAGCTAATTTCTGTTTTGAAGATGTTACAATCCTATTTGGTGGTCGTTGA